Proteins encoded by one window of Salmonirosea aquatica:
- a CDS encoding aminotransferase class V-fold PLP-dependent enzyme yields MDCQKHRFNLPAGVHYLNCASRGPFSRAVEAAGIEAIGNTTSQIHHLTATDFFEPAWEVRRLFANLIQASDPERVALVPSVSYAMSIVARNLPHKAGFARGQKIILLEGEFPSDVYAWERVAAEQGLTLQTVPMPLHHETGKVWNKTILTAIDSQTAMIVCPHVHWMYGFIFDLPAISVRAKEVGAWLIVDGTQSVGAFPFDFGKIQPDVLVCAGYKWLMGPYSLGLAYFNETFDDGIPLEETWMARQESHHFHTLTDYQATYRPKAYRYNVGEHSHFIQLPILKAALEQVLAWGPENIQAYCRELLKDAIPVLQHAGYHLEPEPYRAHHLVGVRLPVGQDVAGIQKMLSDNRVLVSARGQGLRVSPQVYNTPEDVEALVDALAKG; encoded by the coding sequence ATGGATTGTCAGAAACACCGTTTCAACCTACCCGCTGGTGTCCACTACCTCAACTGTGCCTCGCGCGGGCCATTCAGCCGGGCGGTGGAAGCCGCCGGCATTGAGGCTATCGGGAATACCACGAGTCAGATCCACCACCTTACCGCCACAGATTTCTTTGAGCCTGCCTGGGAGGTACGCCGGCTATTTGCAAATCTTATCCAGGCTTCCGATCCCGAACGTGTTGCGCTGGTACCTTCGGTATCGTACGCCATGAGCATTGTAGCCCGCAACTTACCCCACAAGGCCGGTTTCGCCCGGGGACAAAAAATCATTTTGCTGGAAGGGGAATTCCCCAGCGATGTATACGCCTGGGAGCGGGTAGCCGCCGAACAGGGTTTGACTCTACAGACCGTTCCGATGCCTTTGCACCACGAAACCGGCAAAGTCTGGAACAAAACCATCCTCACCGCCATCGACTCCCAAACCGCCATGATCGTATGTCCGCACGTGCACTGGATGTATGGATTTATTTTCGACCTGCCCGCTATTTCAGTTAGGGCGAAAGAGGTGGGCGCGTGGCTCATTGTGGACGGTACCCAATCCGTGGGGGCTTTCCCTTTTGACTTTGGGAAGATACAGCCCGATGTATTGGTTTGCGCAGGATACAAGTGGCTGATGGGTCCCTATTCCTTGGGATTGGCTTATTTCAATGAAACATTCGACGACGGCATTCCCCTTGAGGAAACCTGGATGGCCCGGCAGGAAAGCCACCACTTTCATACACTCACCGACTATCAGGCCACCTACCGCCCTAAAGCCTACCGATACAATGTGGGCGAGCACTCTCATTTCATCCAGCTGCCCATACTGAAGGCAGCACTTGAACAGGTGCTGGCGTGGGGTCCTGAAAACATACAAGCCTATTGCCGTGAACTGCTGAAGGACGCTATACCTGTTTTGCAACATGCGGGCTACCACCTAGAGCCCGAACCGTACCGGGCCCACCATCTGGTAGGGGTGCGGCTACCGGTGGGCCAGGATGTAGCAGGCATCCAAAAGATGCTGTCAGACAACCGAGTCCTCGTTTCGGCGCGGGGACAGGGCTTGCGTGTATCGCCGCAGGTCTACAATACCCCAGAAGACGTGGAGGCCCTGGTCGATGCGCTGGCGAAAGGATAA
- a CDS encoding SixA phosphatase family protein, protein MKKTLLLVRHAKAEDQSKMFKDFDRELLGSGIMDSARLGHFLKAEGVAVDSIRTSSAARTYQTAKIIAEQLKYEVDQIEAVDKLYSGGPQAYLAVVNATPETVATLLVCGHNPDINYFAEYLTHADVGSMEKCSMVTVEFEDLTWAEISAKSGTLKNYLTPQSLKDRG, encoded by the coding sequence ATGAAGAAAACGCTACTTCTTGTCCGCCACGCCAAAGCCGAAGACCAATCCAAAATGTTCAAGGACTTCGACCGGGAGCTTCTCGGGTCGGGTATAATGGATTCGGCCCGGCTGGGTCACTTCCTCAAAGCCGAGGGCGTGGCCGTAGACAGTATCAGGACCAGCAGTGCCGCCCGCACCTACCAAACCGCCAAGATCATCGCCGAGCAGCTGAAGTACGAGGTAGATCAGATCGAAGCGGTCGACAAACTGTACAGCGGCGGCCCGCAGGCCTATCTGGCGGTGGTCAATGCTACGCCCGAAACAGTGGCCACGCTGCTCGTGTGCGGACACAATCCCGATATCAACTACTTTGCCGAGTATCTGACGCATGCTGATGTGGGCTCAATGGAAAAATGCAGCATGGTGACCGTGGAGTTTGAGGACCTCACCTGGGCCGAAATTTCAGCCAAGTCAGGTACCTTGAAAAACTACCTGACTCCCCAATCCCTGAAAGACCGGGGGTGA
- the sppA gene encoding signal peptide peptidase SppA — MLQFLKFVLATLVGLFLFFIVSFFILVGIGSALSSEDEVVIKDNSVLKLDLDRPIKEVGVENPFAELSLPFAGNDETIGLKDIREAITRAGKDDHIQGIYLKTQDPGAGWASLEEIRNELLEFKKSKKFIYTYGEYYSEKGYYLASLADKIYLNPAGLMEWNGLSAEYEFYKGTFDKLDIKPLIFRVGEFKSAVESFSRKDMSEASKQQSIELLDALYGNYIANVSKSRNIPASELRGLADSLAVTNPASAEKYKLVTHAGYYDELETAMKKELKVDTDEDIEFVGLSKYLKGKHPSEDGDFNKRVAVIVAEGEIVSGEGSDGTIGSDKFVKELKKIRENDKIKAVVLRINSPGGSALASDVMWREIQLTTKKKPVIASMSDVAASGGYYMAMGCDKIVAQPNTITGSIGIFAMLFNLENFLDNKLGITFDGVKTNPHADWPTLTREMTDFEKDKIQKSVNEGYANFTSKAAQGRKMSVEKLRSLASGRVWSGVEAKSNGLVDVLGGLDEAIKLAANAAKLKEGDYRVRFYPEKKNPLQEFVSKMAGNSEDQIMARQLGELAPHVKMYRKLLNMEGLQARMPFGLDIR; from the coding sequence ATGTTGCAGTTTCTCAAATTTGTACTGGCCACTTTAGTCGGTCTGTTTTTATTTTTTATCGTATCCTTTTTTATCCTCGTGGGCATCGGTTCGGCCCTATCGAGTGAGGATGAGGTTGTGATCAAAGACAATTCCGTACTCAAACTCGACCTCGACCGCCCGATTAAGGAGGTAGGTGTCGAAAACCCCTTTGCGGAGTTGTCCCTTCCATTTGCCGGGAACGATGAAACCATCGGCCTCAAAGACATTCGTGAAGCCATTACGCGGGCCGGCAAAGACGACCATATCCAAGGCATTTACCTGAAAACACAGGATCCGGGAGCGGGTTGGGCCTCGCTCGAAGAGATTCGGAATGAGTTGCTGGAATTCAAGAAATCGAAGAAATTCATCTATACCTACGGCGAGTACTACTCCGAAAAAGGCTACTACCTGGCCTCCCTGGCCGATAAAATCTACCTCAATCCCGCCGGACTCATGGAATGGAACGGGCTTTCGGCGGAATATGAATTTTACAAAGGTACCTTTGACAAACTGGATATTAAGCCCCTGATTTTCAGGGTAGGTGAATTCAAGAGTGCCGTGGAGAGCTTTTCGCGCAAGGATATGAGCGAGGCCAGCAAACAACAGTCCATCGAACTGCTGGACGCGCTGTACGGAAATTACATCGCCAATGTGTCGAAGTCGCGCAATATTCCCGCCTCCGAATTACGCGGTCTGGCCGACTCACTGGCGGTCACGAATCCAGCTTCGGCCGAAAAATACAAGCTTGTAACCCATGCCGGCTACTACGATGAGCTGGAAACGGCGATGAAAAAAGAGCTGAAGGTAGATACCGACGAAGACATCGAATTTGTAGGCCTCAGCAAGTACCTTAAGGGCAAACATCCTTCGGAGGATGGGGATTTCAACAAGCGCGTGGCCGTCATCGTGGCCGAAGGTGAAATCGTGTCGGGCGAAGGCAGTGACGGTACCATCGGATCGGATAAATTTGTGAAAGAACTCAAAAAAATCCGTGAGAATGACAAAATCAAAGCCGTAGTGCTCCGGATCAATTCACCCGGCGGCAGTGCTTTGGCCTCGGATGTGATGTGGCGTGAAATACAGCTCACAACCAAGAAGAAACCCGTAATTGCCTCCATGTCCGATGTAGCGGCATCGGGTGGCTACTACATGGCCATGGGTTGCGACAAGATCGTCGCCCAACCTAATACCATCACGGGTTCAATCGGTATTTTTGCCATGCTGTTCAATCTGGAAAATTTCCTAGATAACAAATTAGGCATCACGTTCGATGGTGTCAAAACCAACCCACATGCCGACTGGCCTACTTTGACGCGCGAAATGACTGATTTTGAGAAAGATAAGATCCAGAAGAGCGTCAACGAAGGCTATGCTAACTTTACCAGCAAAGCTGCTCAAGGCCGTAAGATGTCCGTTGAAAAGCTGCGGAGCCTGGCTTCGGGCCGGGTGTGGTCGGGCGTGGAGGCCAAATCCAACGGTCTGGTGGACGTGCTCGGTGGGCTCGACGAAGCCATCAAACTGGCGGCCAATGCTGCCAAACTAAAAGAAGGCGATTATCGGGTACGTTTTTATCCCGAAAAGAAGAATCCGCTACAGGAGTTTGTGAGCAAAATGGCCGGCAATTCAGAAGACCAAATTATGGCCCGGCAACTGGGCGAGCTAGCTCCTCACGTAAAAATGTACCGCAAACTGCTGAATATGGAAGGTTTGCAGGCGCGTATGCCATTCGGTCTGGATATACGATAG
- a CDS encoding DUF4870 domain-containing protein, with protein sequence MEDQNFTPSYPSEITAGQRSAGMWMHLGALLASFANMLVPIPFLALIVILVLYNTQKGKSSFVDEHGKESLNFQITLAVVGVVILLFMLFAFGSSILSLIIGGVSDNETSTDVGIMGMVGSGLVVGLVFFAIGIFSLVVMITGSVRANGGKAYRYPLSLRLVK encoded by the coding sequence ATGGAAGATCAAAACTTTACCCCCTCCTACCCCTCCGAAATCACCGCCGGGCAGCGCTCTGCGGGTATGTGGATGCACCTGGGTGCATTATTGGCTTCGTTTGCCAATATGCTGGTCCCAATTCCTTTTCTGGCGCTAATCGTCATTTTAGTACTTTACAACACCCAGAAAGGCAAAAGCAGCTTTGTGGATGAACACGGCAAGGAGTCACTCAATTTCCAGATTACCCTGGCGGTGGTCGGGGTGGTGATCCTCCTATTCATGTTGTTCGCCTTTGGCAGTTCCATCCTCAGCCTCATTATCGGGGGAGTCAGTGACAACGAAACATCCACTGACGTGGGTATAATGGGCATGGTGGGCTCCGGATTGGTGGTCGGCCTGGTGTTTTTTGCCATCGGGATTTTCTCTCTGGTAGTTATGATTACGGGCAGTGTACGCGCCAATGGAGGGAAAGCATACCGTTATCCCCTGTCGCTGCGCCTGGTGAAGTAG
- the ppk1 gene encoding polyphosphate kinase 1, translating into MPQDSNHLSGNEKRSRLSNLLSFFNDKNEKVEEGKFMRSNEKVNDLIVQSDFISRDLSWLKFNERVLDQVRDTERSLFDRLKFLAITASNLDEFFSIRVGSLYNYLDYGKERVDYSGLREVPFRKTLLKALQGFVAEQNHCYKQELLPLFEKHRAAIATMKDLTEAEKAKVSDYFDRTIYPMLTPMLYDYTHVFPVLLAKVLILGVITQTSGTTSEEDRKLSFVQLPLNLPRFYVIERDNEILFLPIENIVRAYIKKLYRNVDIVSTNLLRIIRNGDFSLEENDDMEVDFIDEIKQKIKNRRLGRVVKVEVESDVDEDLLSLLKKRWEIDDFNIYRADNLLDYTCFWQIIKHNEFKDQIPPLHPPVPPLSIGRERITDIFEVMRERDILLHHPYNNFEPVLQLLEQAAEDPNVLSIKLTIYRLAKNSRVTEALLTAAENGKHVAVLFEVKARFDEENNIREAQRLQKAGCFVIYGIGLLKTHTKLLLIVRNEGEKVVRYAHLSTGNYNEETARLYTDIGLLTTNEEYTHDISEFFNVITGHSLPSDYRNLITAPRQMRERLIAMIQQEAENARQGLPSGICIKINSLEDRAVIDELYKASQAGVPIDLIVRGICCLRPGRTDLSDNIRVKSIVGNFLEHSRIFYFHNAGNPLVYGGSADVMVRSFDRRIESLFILVNERVKQEAILMLNYNLRDNVNSYELQEDGTYEKCHVGEGTEAFDIHKVFFEVKPDDVMQARLFEKQDKLLADNHTNAEMLEEIDSEEKNN; encoded by the coding sequence ATGCCACAGGATTCAAATCACCTTTCTGGAAACGAGAAGCGAAGTCGTTTGTCCAATCTGTTATCATTCTTCAACGATAAAAACGAAAAAGTGGAAGAAGGTAAATTCATGCGCTCAAATGAGAAAGTCAATGACCTGATTGTTCAGAGCGATTTCATCAGTCGGGATTTGAGCTGGCTCAAATTCAACGAGCGGGTACTGGATCAGGTACGGGATACGGAACGCAGCCTGTTCGACCGGCTGAAATTCCTGGCGATCACGGCCTCGAATCTGGATGAGTTTTTTTCGATCCGGGTCGGTAGTTTGTACAATTACCTCGACTACGGCAAGGAGCGGGTGGATTATTCGGGCTTGCGGGAGGTACCCTTCCGGAAAACCCTGCTGAAGGCCTTACAAGGGTTTGTGGCTGAGCAAAACCACTGCTACAAGCAGGAATTACTGCCTCTTTTTGAGAAGCACCGGGCTGCCATCGCCACCATGAAAGACCTGACGGAAGCAGAAAAAGCCAAGGTGTCCGACTACTTCGATCGTACCATTTACCCGATGCTAACGCCGATGCTGTACGATTACACGCACGTCTTCCCGGTATTGTTGGCCAAAGTACTCATCCTGGGAGTCATCACCCAAACTTCCGGTACTACAAGCGAGGAGGATCGTAAGCTTTCGTTCGTACAGCTACCTCTCAATCTCCCCCGTTTCTACGTGATTGAGCGCGACAACGAGATTTTGTTCCTGCCGATTGAGAACATTGTGCGGGCCTACATTAAAAAACTCTACCGGAATGTAGACATCGTGTCGACTAATCTGTTGCGAATCATCCGCAATGGAGATTTCTCTCTGGAAGAGAACGACGACATGGAAGTGGATTTCATTGACGAGATCAAGCAGAAAATCAAGAACCGACGCCTGGGTAGGGTCGTGAAAGTGGAGGTGGAGTCTGACGTGGATGAAGATCTGCTGAGTCTTTTGAAAAAACGCTGGGAGATTGATGATTTTAATATCTACCGGGCTGATAACCTGTTGGACTATACCTGTTTCTGGCAGATTATTAAGCATAACGAGTTCAAGGATCAGATCCCTCCCTTGCACCCGCCCGTGCCCCCGCTGAGCATAGGTAGGGAACGCATCACCGATATTTTTGAGGTAATGCGGGAGCGCGACATCTTGCTACACCATCCCTACAACAACTTTGAGCCGGTGCTTCAATTGCTCGAGCAGGCCGCCGAAGACCCCAACGTGCTTTCGATCAAGCTGACCATTTACCGGCTTGCGAAAAACTCCCGGGTCACCGAGGCGTTGCTCACCGCCGCCGAGAACGGCAAGCACGTGGCGGTACTTTTTGAAGTGAAGGCCCGCTTTGACGAAGAAAACAATATTCGCGAAGCCCAGCGCCTGCAAAAAGCCGGATGCTTTGTGATCTACGGGATTGGTCTGCTGAAAACCCACACCAAGCTGCTGCTGATTGTGCGGAATGAGGGCGAAAAAGTAGTCCGCTATGCGCATTTGTCCACCGGGAACTACAACGAAGAAACAGCCCGACTCTACACCGATATTGGCCTATTGACCACCAACGAGGAATACACACATGATATCTCCGAGTTTTTCAATGTCATCACCGGCCACTCGCTGCCCAGTGACTACCGGAATCTGATCACGGCCCCACGACAGATGCGCGAGCGCCTGATCGCGATGATCCAGCAGGAAGCCGAAAACGCACGCCAGGGTTTGCCCAGCGGTATCTGTATCAAGATAAATTCATTGGAAGACCGGGCCGTGATTGATGAATTGTACAAGGCTTCGCAGGCAGGGGTACCCATCGATCTCATTGTGCGGGGCATTTGCTGTCTACGGCCGGGCCGGACCGATCTGAGTGATAACATTCGGGTCAAGTCGATCGTGGGCAACTTTCTGGAACATTCCCGCATCTTTTACTTCCACAACGCGGGAAATCCGCTGGTGTATGGGGGGAGCGCGGATGTGATGGTCCGCAGCTTCGACCGGCGTATTGAATCGCTATTCATTCTGGTCAATGAGCGGGTCAAGCAGGAAGCGATTCTGATGCTGAATTATAACCTGCGCGACAACGTCAATTCTTACGAACTACAGGAAGACGGTACCTATGAGAAATGCCATGTGGGCGAAGGTACCGAAGCCTTCGATATCCATAAAGTGTTCTTTGAGGTAAAACCCGATGACGTCATGCAGGCCAGGCTGTTTGAGAAGCAGGACAAACTGCTGGCCGATAACCATACAAATGCAGAAATGCTAGAGGAAATCGACAGCGAAGAGAAGAACAACTGA
- the gyrB gene encoding DNA topoisomerase (ATP-hydrolyzing) subunit B, producing the protein MANEATLEVSSYSAENIQVLEGLEAVRKRPAMYIGDTGFKGLHHLIWEVVDNSIDEAMAGYCDTIHVTIETDESITVQDNGRGIPTGIHSKEKRSALEVVMTVLHAGGKFDKDTYKVSGGLHGVGVSCVNALSVDLRAEVHREGKIFEQEYQKGFPLYPVREIGESSKTGTMIHFKPDDTIFTVTEFKYETVANRLRELSFLNKGLRLTLTDMRNLDDDGKPSYEEFFSEGGLVEFVTYLDNTRQPLIPAPIHMDSDKGVMPVEVSMMYNTSYSENVISYVNNINTIEGGTHVSGFRAALTRTLKNYADKSGILAKEKIEVSGDDFREGLTAVISVKVQEPQFEGQTKTKLGNSDVAGAVSQVVSEMLDTYLNEHPKEARMIVDKVVLAAKARIAARKAREMVQRKNVLTGTGLPGKLADCSETDPEVCELYLVEGDSAGGTAKQGRNRAFQAILPLRGKILNVEKAQEYRIYENEEIKNMFTAMGVQIGKEGDERALNIDRLRYHKIIIMTDADIDGSHIRTLILTFFFRYMKVLIENGYIYIAQPPLYLIKKGKEERYCWTEAQREAAVHELGNGREESVNTQRYKGLGEMNAEQLWQTTMNPDFRSLKQVSIDSAAEADHLFSMLMGDEVAPRREFIEKNAKYARVDV; encoded by the coding sequence ATGGCAAACGAAGCAACGCTGGAAGTAAGTAGTTATTCAGCCGAGAACATCCAGGTTCTGGAGGGATTGGAGGCCGTGCGGAAGCGCCCGGCCATGTACATCGGCGACACCGGTTTTAAGGGGCTGCATCACCTGATCTGGGAGGTAGTCGACAATTCAATTGACGAGGCCATGGCGGGGTATTGCGATACCATCCATGTGACCATCGAAACGGACGAATCTATCACCGTGCAGGACAATGGCCGGGGTATCCCTACGGGCATTCACTCGAAAGAAAAACGATCGGCGCTGGAAGTGGTGATGACGGTATTGCACGCCGGCGGTAAATTTGACAAAGACACGTATAAAGTATCCGGAGGTTTGCACGGCGTGGGGGTGTCCTGCGTCAATGCGCTCTCCGTAGATTTGCGCGCTGAGGTACATCGCGAAGGCAAGATTTTTGAGCAGGAATACCAGAAAGGATTTCCTCTGTACCCTGTACGCGAGATTGGCGAGTCCAGCAAAACGGGCACGATGATTCATTTCAAGCCCGACGATACCATATTCACCGTTACCGAATTCAAATACGAAACCGTAGCGAACCGCTTGCGTGAGCTATCCTTTTTGAATAAAGGACTCCGCCTGACGCTAACGGATATGCGCAACCTGGACGACGACGGCAAGCCCAGCTACGAGGAGTTTTTCTCCGAGGGTGGTCTGGTCGAATTCGTCACCTATCTTGACAATACCCGCCAGCCCCTGATTCCGGCCCCTATCCACATGGATAGCGACAAAGGGGTCATGCCCGTGGAAGTATCCATGATGTACAATACTTCGTACAGCGAGAATGTCATCTCCTACGTCAACAACATCAATACCATCGAGGGAGGAACCCATGTATCGGGCTTCCGGGCGGCGCTTACCCGTACCTTGAAAAACTACGCCGACAAATCGGGGATTTTGGCCAAGGAAAAGATCGAGGTGAGTGGTGATGACTTCCGGGAAGGTCTTACGGCCGTTATTTCGGTGAAGGTACAGGAGCCGCAGTTTGAAGGACAAACCAAAACCAAACTCGGCAACTCTGACGTGGCTGGGGCGGTGAGCCAGGTCGTGTCCGAAATGCTGGACACCTACCTCAATGAGCATCCCAAGGAGGCACGTATGATTGTCGACAAAGTGGTGCTGGCTGCCAAGGCCCGTATTGCGGCCCGCAAGGCCCGCGAAATGGTGCAGCGCAAAAACGTCCTGACTGGCACCGGGCTACCCGGCAAACTGGCCGATTGTTCCGAAACCGATCCCGAAGTGTGCGAATTGTACCTCGTAGAGGGTGACTCGGCGGGGGGAACCGCCAAGCAGGGCCGCAACCGGGCTTTCCAGGCTATCCTGCCATTGCGTGGTAAAATCCTGAATGTGGAAAAAGCCCAGGAATACCGTATTTACGAGAATGAAGAAATCAAGAACATGTTTACGGCCATGGGCGTGCAGATTGGTAAGGAAGGTGATGAGCGCGCTTTGAATATTGATCGGCTTCGTTACCATAAGATCATTATCATGACTGACGCCGACATCGACGGTAGTCACATCCGTACCCTGATTCTGACATTCTTCTTCCGGTACATGAAGGTACTTATCGAAAATGGCTATATCTATATCGCCCAGCCGCCCCTGTACCTGATCAAGAAGGGAAAAGAAGAGCGTTACTGCTGGACCGAAGCCCAGCGCGAAGCCGCCGTACACGAGCTCGGCAATGGACGGGAAGAATCGGTGAACACGCAGCGCTACAAGGGTTTGGGTGAAATGAACGCCGAACAATTGTGGCAAACCACGATGAACCCCGATTTCCGCAGCCTCAAGCAGGTTAGCATCGATTCGGCGGCGGAAGCCGACCATCTGTTTTCAATGCTGATGGGCGACGAAGTGGCCCCGCGCCGTGAGTTTATTGAGAAAAATGCCAAGTACGCCCGTGTGGACGTGTAG
- a CDS encoding FG-GAP repeat domain-containing protein yields the protein MPVAVSDFSKDAGYEDAGAVFFDADDDGDLDLLVASGGYSLNPQALWLRPRLYLNHGNGWARDSFPDVRINASCVTVADLDQDGDQDIFIGERVTPGRFPESSGDRIFLNDGKGHFSDRTTQFLPDHATLGMVTQASFQDLRGDKVPELVTVSDWGAIQIWEKDRQGTFRNASEKWGTLALTGCWTALAPADLDGDGDMDFVVGNMGTNGQWYLTAPQGMNLYADTHSTVPPVPVVALLDQGKEYPYPSRDELFGQMPELKKKYPDYIGYSKATITDLFSPDRIGKMNRKEVREFRTGVLENSGGTFRFRALPVQAQFAPVYALAVADFDGDGKLDIMLGGNQDKARVRLGKSDANLLQVFLNRGTAGFEYMPQALNGLFVQGDVRSLLVLNKGSELAILIGRNDLPLKTLQIARKR from the coding sequence GTGCCTGTTGCTGTCTCGGATTTCAGTAAAGATGCGGGGTATGAGGATGCCGGAGCTGTTTTTTTTGACGCCGATGACGACGGTGACTTGGACCTTCTGGTGGCGAGTGGAGGGTACTCGCTCAATCCGCAGGCGCTATGGCTACGCCCCCGACTTTACCTCAACCATGGAAATGGCTGGGCCCGGGATAGTTTTCCCGATGTACGGATCAATGCATCCTGCGTGACAGTCGCCGACTTGGATCAGGACGGCGATCAGGATATTTTCATTGGAGAGCGCGTCACGCCGGGTCGTTTTCCCGAGAGCAGCGGTGATCGCATATTCTTGAATGATGGCAAAGGGCATTTTTCGGATCGTACCACACAATTTCTCCCCGACCACGCCACCCTGGGTATGGTAACGCAGGCTTCCTTTCAGGATTTGCGTGGCGATAAGGTACCCGAGCTGGTTACTGTGAGCGATTGGGGGGCAATTCAAATTTGGGAAAAAGACCGGCAGGGTACCTTTCGGAATGCTAGCGAAAAATGGGGTACCCTTGCCCTGACGGGTTGCTGGACGGCTCTTGCTCCCGCAGACCTGGACGGGGATGGAGATATGGATTTTGTGGTAGGCAATATGGGTACCAACGGTCAATGGTACCTGACGGCCCCGCAGGGCATGAATCTCTACGCGGATACGCACTCCACAGTGCCCCCGGTTCCGGTTGTCGCCCTGCTGGATCAGGGCAAAGAATACCCTTATCCCAGCCGGGATGAACTGTTTGGCCAAATGCCCGAGCTTAAGAAAAAGTACCCCGACTACATAGGCTATTCAAAAGCTACTATTACGGATTTGTTTTCTCCGGATCGAATCGGGAAAATGAACCGAAAGGAAGTGCGGGAATTCCGGACTGGAGTTCTGGAAAATTCAGGGGGTACCTTTCGTTTCAGGGCGCTGCCCGTGCAGGCGCAATTTGCTCCCGTTTATGCACTGGCCGTAGCGGATTTCGATGGCGATGGAAAATTGGATATTATGTTGGGCGGAAATCAAGATAAAGCCAGGGTCCGGCTTGGAAAAAGCGACGCCAATCTACTACAGGTTTTCCTCAACCGGGGCACGGCAGGATTCGAATATATGCCCCAGGCGCTAAACGGACTGTTTGTACAGGGCGACGTACGTAGCCTTTTGGTGCTCAACAAAGGCTCCGAATTGGCGATTTTGATCGGACGGAACGACCTGCCCTTGAAAACCCTGCAAATAGCACGAAAACGGTAG